The genomic interval AAGCTGGCAGAAGAATCCGATTGGCGCAAGGCTTATTTGGCAAAGATTGTTGCCTTTAAGGTCGTCAACAGCCTGGAAGCGGCGATCGCCTGGATTAATTTCAACAGTAGTGGCCACGCCGACTGTCTGGTCACCGAATCCTATCAGGAGAGCCGTCAGTTCGCCCTCAGTGTCAACAGCGCTTCCACCTTTATTAATGCTTCCCCACGCTTCTACCGCAATCCCCAACGGGGCAATTCCATTTTCCTGGGAATGTCTAGCCAAAAAGGGCACCGACGCGGGCTGATTAGCATGGAAACCTTGACCACGATGAAGCACATCATTCAAGGGACGGGACAATTTTAGGAAGGATAAGGGATAAAGGATAAAGGGTAAGAATTCACTCTAAAACTGTAGAGACGCTCCGGCGAAACATCTCTACAGTACGAGAAACGTAAAAGGAATTGGAATTTTCGGGTAAGTCTAAAAACTCAATTTTTATCCTTTATCCTTTATCCTTCATCCTTTATCCTTCCTTTTCAACCAGTTTTACTTTCGTCGCCAATCCTACTGCCTGAAGAAATTGAATCGTCATCCAGGTCAGGTCAATTTCCCACCAGCGCATACCGTGGCGGGCAGAGAACTGGTAGGCATGGTGGTTGTTGTGCCAGCCTTCACCATAGGTTAGCAGGGCAACCCACCAGCAGTTGGTGGAGCGATCGCCTGCATCGTAGGTTCGGTAGCCAAACTTATGGGTCGCGCTATTGACTAACCAGGTGCAATGAAACACCACTACCAACCGCACAAAGATGCCCCAAACCACAAACGGCAAGCCGCCGATCAGGTACAAAATGACGGCAAACCCAAGTTGAATCGGCAGGAAGTAATCATCCATGAATTTATAAATCGGGTCGTCTGCAATATCTTTGGTAAAGCGAGGAACTTCTGTCTCCGCTGGAACTTCACGGAACATCCACCCCATATGACTCCACCAAAAGCCCTTGTTAGAGTCATGGTGATCAACAGCCTGATCGGAGTAGAAGTGGTGGTGGCGGTGCAAACCCACCCACCAGATTGGCCCCCCCTGCATGGACAGGGTGCCGCAAAAGACAAGAAAGTACTCTAACCATTTCGGTGTCTGAAAACTGCGATGGCTGACCAGTCGATGCCAGCCCAATGTGATCCCCAAGCCACCCGTGACCCAATGTAAAAAGATTGCCAGACCTACTGCTGACCAGCTAAACAGGGAGGGCACAAAAGCAAGCAGCGCGCCTGCATGGAGGATTGCCATAAACACAATCACAGCCCAGTCGAAATTTAGTTTTTTAGAAGTTGCAACAGTCATTCATTCATCTCAATATGGATTATGGTGTATGGTCTGCGCGAAGATAGAACCTCGTTCATTCTAATTGAGAGTGAAGGCAGATGTAGCTGCGTGCAGGAATAGTGATTAAGAGTGAGGAACAGAGTCTGCCAGAAGTGGACTCTGACAAAGAACGAGGCACCTATGAATCGCTTCAACCCATTAGAGGAAGCAGAACAAGCGCTAACCCTGATTTTTTCTGGAATTGACACTCAGGTCAAGGATAATCTAAACCGGGTGCTATCCGCATTTCGTCGTCATCGCGTTGGAACTCACCATTTTTCTGGGGTTACAGGCTACGGTCACGATGATTTGGGTCGTCAGGTTTTGGATCGGGTCTTTGCTGACATCGTGGCAGCAGAGGCAGCAGCTGTGCGCGTCCAATTTGTTTCTGGGACACACGCGATCGCCTGTGCCCTATATGGGGTTTTGCGTCCAGGGGACGAACTGCTGGCAGTGGTGGGGCCTCCCTATGACACATTAGAAGAAGTCATCGGTGTCCGGGGAAACAATCAAGGATCGCTGGCAGAATTTGGGATTCGTTACCGAGAATTGGCACTAACGGAAGCAGGCACGGTAAATTGGGCTGCTTTGGGAACAACCATCAAACCAGAAACACGGATGGTTTTGATCCAGCGTTCCTGTGGGTACTCCTGGCGACCCAGTTTGACGATCGCCGAAATTGAAAAAATCATTTATCTGGTCAAACAGCAAAACCCAAGCACCATCTGCTTTGTCGATAACTGCTACGGCGAGTTTGTAGAAAATCGGGAGCCACCCGCAGTTGGGGCAGATTTAATTGCGGGTTCCCTGATCAAAAATCCTGGTGGTACCATTGTCACCGCTGGTGGCTATGTGGCTGGACGGGCAGACCTGGTTGAAGCAGCGACCTGTCGCCTGACCGCTCCTGGAATTGGTCGTTCTGGCGGTGCCACTTTTGACCAGAATCGGTTGCTATTTCAGGGACTATTTCTAGCCCCCCAAATGGTCGGTGAAGCAATGAAAGGGAACCATTTAACAGCCTATGTGTTCGACAAATTGGGCTACCCGGTCAATCCGTTGCCCCTTGCTCCCCGACGGGATGTGATTCAGGCAGTCCAGTTGGGTTCCCCTGAAAAGTTAATTGCCTTCTGCCGTGCCATTCAACAACATTCCCCGATCGGGTCCTATCTTGATCCGGTGCCCGCTGAAATGCCCGGTTACGATGACCAACTGGTAATGGCAGGGGGAACCTTTATTGATGGCAGTACCTCTGAGTTTTCAGCGGATGGTCCCCTACGGGAACCCTACGTTGTCTTTTGCCAGGGAGGAACTCATTGGACCCATGTGGCGATCGCTTTGGAGGCTGCAATGGAAGCGATTGGACCTGGATAAAACAGTTCTGGGTTTTGCGTTTTAAGTTTTGAATTAAGGTACGGGAAATTGGTCGTCAGGGTGCTGGCTTTTCCAACTCCCAATCCCTATTTCATGGACCAGGTTGATTAGGCGATCGCAGAAGAGGTAGCCAAGTAAAACATTGATTCTACAAATGCCTGGTTGCAAGAAAACAGCGTGTAACCATTCACCCGTTTTAAAGACACCATTCCCTCTTTACACTCAACGACCCGGTAATATTCGCCATTCTTTGCCACCAGGATATCTCCAAGCTGTATTTTCATTATTTGGATTATCAAAATAAAGGGTTATGAGTTGTTGAAGAGGGGCCAGTGTTCCAATACCCTATTCAAGTATTACTTAATACAGACATATGTCTATGCTCTTTTTATGAAGAGTTGAACCCTCATCCCAGAATTAAATTGAAGATTTTAGATTACAAATTTTGAAAATCCTTTGAATTGAGGCTTCCAAAATTGTTTTAGAGTAGAAAAATTTCAAGCCTGATAGGGGAAATGATACGGGGAGGCATGAACCCATCCAGCCTCCCTAACTCCCCACCTTTAATACCCTCGGTCCAGGCGGCGCTGCCACTCCGCATCGATTTGATCCGCCTGTTCTACTTCTTGCTCCATTAAACCTCGCTCAGTGGTATAAGCCAGATCCTCTGTATCAATAATGGTTTGTGCCGCAAACTTACGGGCATAATTCAATTTTTGCTCCAGGCGGGACTCTGCCTGATTCAGTTGCACTGCCCGCTCTTGCCGCACTTCGTTGCGGGCAGCAATTTTTTGATTCCGCCACTGCACCCAGAAGTAACGAATCAACGGGATCAGCAGAAATGCGGCACCATAACCCAGCAGGACCCAATAGATTGCCTGCACAAATGCGACTAACCCACCCAGTTGGGCAGCGGCAACCCCACCTGCCAGCAGTTTGCCCAGCGCTAATGCGCCAATCAGGTTGACGCCACCTAAGCCGATCGCCAAAATGACCTGCCCGGCACTCGCCTGACTGAACCGCCAGGGAAACTCTTTCAAATAAGCTGAAACGGGTTGGAAGCGCTGCTCAACAGTGGTTGTCTGGAGTTCTGGAAAATGGTAAACAATATCCCCTTCTGGACTCACTTCTGGACGCCCATCAAACCGTGTTAAAACGGGCAACATGTATTCCTCGTACTCCTGAACATATCCTTCTCCGATGCTATCCAGGTAGGGTGCGATTTGCTCTGCGGCGATCGCCCCCTGGTTGTTACGAATCACCGTTCCAATTGCCTTCCAGCGCCGTTCCTCCAGATCCAGATTGGGGTTGCCATCGCCAAACAGGAAGGAAAAAATTGCCTCCAGAAAATTCATGGAAGGCTTTTCATCTGAACTGGAGCGGCGGCGATTGTAGGGGCGATCGTAGTAACTGGGGTAGAAGAACCAAAAGAAGTCGGGGCTGAACCAGAAGTTCGGCATGTAACCCCCATCTCCCGAATCTTGCCCCTCTCCCCGGCTAGCACTGGCAGCAACCACAATCAGGATAATTGCCAGGTAGATCAAGGCAATGGAAATGACCAGGACAATGCCAAACGAAATCCGAATTAAGTAGAAGAGAACACGCCAGATCTTGCCCCACCAGTCTTGAAGCCGGAGCCGCCAATATTTATTCCGCAGCACCGTTCGGAAGTTTTTGGGGAATAGATAAACGATGTCTCCAGATTCTGCAACCTGAAGATGCCCCCCTGCCTCCGAGGCAAGCGCCAACAAGCCCTGTTGTGCCTGGTTTACATCCAATCCTGCCTGAGCTGCGACATCGCCAACGGTCACCCGGTAGCCCAGGTGTTCTACGGTTCGCATAATCGTTGGGTTCGGGATCATACCACTCCAGCTAAAGACAATCTCTCCTTCCAGTATAGAAGTCCCCTTCCAGGGGATAGAACTCTCCCGGCTAAGTCAGTGGGCGCGACTGGAAAGCCCTGGACAAGTAATGCTCCACTACACCATCTTTTTAGCAATTGCCTCATTTCTGCTATTAGAAAAGCTCTAAGGAACCTGAATTGCCCTGTTGCTTTAGGGTAAAAAACCAAGCAATAACAGTTTCTAGCTATTTTCAAGAATTTTTTGCTGTATACTTTCGCCTTTTGCACTGCGCTCTCCGTTGATAGAGATCCACTTCGCAAAAAAGAACCCAGACAAAAGCGATCGTAGACCGGAAGACTACGCCCACACAGTGCTGGAATCTTGCTTTCGGGATAAGCAAAATTTCGAGGTCAGCATCAATATAGGTAGTATAGATAAGCGTTATCACGTAAATTGATTGCATCCAGAATGGGATATAACATGTTGAACATCTGTCCTTTTTCAACCTGAATGAGCAACGAGAATTACTTAAATCATCCAAATTTTGGATTACTGTTTAGAGTGTGTTTGGTTGATGTGAACCGAGAACTGTTCACCACTCTGTATGCTCAACGCCTGTTTTTCCTAGTAGCCAATGGACGAGAAGGGCTGGAGTTTGAACCAATTACCCGAACCGACGCCCGCATTTTAGTCGAGAATCGGATGCGGACGCTGCGTCGCTTAGGGCAACATCAGGACTACAATCACCTTCAGGTGGTTTACAAACAAACATTTCAATGACGCTGTTTTCTCAACTTGGGGGTACAATCTCTGAGCGCATTTCCCAAATTCGTCAGACAGTGCCGGATTCTGTGCGGTTAATTGCGGTCACAAAACAGGTATCGATCGCCGCCATGCGTCAGGCATACGCTGCTGGAATTCGGGATTTTGGCGAAAGCCGCATCCAGGAAGCGGAAGCCAAGCAAGCGCAACTTCAAGATCTTTTGGATGTAACCTGGCATTTGATTGGTCATTTGCAAAGTAATAAAGCTCAAAGAGCACTGGAAAAATTTCAATGGATTCATTCGATCGATACTTTAAAGTTGGCACAACGACTCAACCAGTTTGCTGCCCAAGCATCCCATCGACCTAAAGTTTTGCTGCAAGTTAAACTTTTACCTGATCCCAACAAATATGGATGGGAAGTTTCGGATTTGCTTGAGGATTTATTGGAGCTAAATCGATGTGAGTCTCTTAGCATTGAGGGGCTAATGACGATTCTTCCTCAAAATCTAAATCCTTCAGAATCTTTAGAAGTTTTTCAACAGACTAAAGAATTAGCAAGTAGAATTGAGCAGCTAAATTTTGCCCATATCCGAATGGGACAAATTTCAATGGGAATGTCAGGTGATTACACTTCTGCGGTTCAAGCAGGGGCAACTATGATTCGGCTGGGACGAATCCTATTTGGCGATCGGGAAGCCTGATGTCGGTTTCAGACCAGACATGTAGGATGTAAGGGTACTACTAAAAGCACACAACAAATCTTGAGAAATTCTTAAAAGATCGGTTCCAGATCTTTATAGTTCAAAATTTCAAAGCAGTTGTTTCTAATATTTAAGTTTTGAATCTGGCTTAAATGTCTCGTTTTTGCCTGAAAGCCTTTAATTTTGGTAGTTCCGAAAATATTTAAACGAAAAAACATTAACAACGTGTGCAATTTAGGGATCTGGCTGTATACTGTTCTTTCAATTCAGTCGAAATCAGCCGGGGTGCCTATCAGTATTCATTTGTAGACGAAGCCGCCGAAAAA from Kovacikia minuta CCNUW1 carries:
- the pipX gene encoding transcriptional coactivator PipX, yielding MSNENYLNHPNFGLLFRVCLVDVNRELFTTLYAQRLFFLVANGREGLEFEPITRTDARILVENRMRTLRRLGQHQDYNHLQVVYKQTFQ
- a CDS encoding YggS family pyridoxal phosphate-dependent enzyme; translated protein: MTLFSQLGGTISERISQIRQTVPDSVRLIAVTKQVSIAAMRQAYAAGIRDFGESRIQEAEAKQAQLQDLLDVTWHLIGHLQSNKAQRALEKFQWIHSIDTLKLAQRLNQFAAQASHRPKVLLQVKLLPDPNKYGWEVSDLLEDLLELNRCESLSIEGLMTILPQNLNPSESLEVFQQTKELASRIEQLNFAHIRMGQISMGMSGDYTSAVQAGATMIRLGRILFGDREA
- a CDS encoding acyl-CoA desaturase, with the protein product MTVATSKKLNFDWAVIVFMAILHAGALLAFVPSLFSWSAVGLAIFLHWVTGGLGITLGWHRLVSHRSFQTPKWLEYFLVFCGTLSMQGGPIWWVGLHRHHHFYSDQAVDHHDSNKGFWWSHMGWMFREVPAETEVPRFTKDIADDPIYKFMDDYFLPIQLGFAVILYLIGGLPFVVWGIFVRLVVVFHCTWLVNSATHKFGYRTYDAGDRSTNCWWVALLTYGEGWHNNHHAYQFSARHGMRWWEIDLTWMTIQFLQAVGLATKVKLVEKEG
- a CDS encoding methionine gamma-lyase family protein, yielding MNRFNPLEEAEQALTLIFSGIDTQVKDNLNRVLSAFRRHRVGTHHFSGVTGYGHDDLGRQVLDRVFADIVAAEAAAVRVQFVSGTHAIACALYGVLRPGDELLAVVGPPYDTLEEVIGVRGNNQGSLAEFGIRYRELALTEAGTVNWAALGTTIKPETRMVLIQRSCGYSWRPSLTIAEIEKIIYLVKQQNPSTICFVDNCYGEFVENREPPAVGADLIAGSLIKNPGGTIVTAGGYVAGRADLVEAATCRLTAPGIGRSGGATFDQNRLLFQGLFLAPQMVGEAMKGNHLTAYVFDKLGYPVNPLPLAPRRDVIQAVQLGSPEKLIAFCRAIQQHSPIGSYLDPVPAEMPGYDDQLVMAGGTFIDGSTSEFSADGPLREPYVVFCQGGTHWTHVAIALEAAMEAIGPG